The following are from one region of the Actinoplanes sp. L3-i22 genome:
- a CDS encoding methyltransferase domain-containing protein: MARTGRPHVTARTAAVWAVLRRELDRHAGRELTVLDVGGGTGGFAVPLAEAGHTVTVIDASPDALAALTRRAADAGVAARVHAVQGDGDALAGLVEPGSADLILCHAVLEVVDDPTRVVAAIATALRPGGALSLLVAGRAAAILGRAINGHLRAASALVTDAEGRSGPRDTLRRRYDAETAAELLRSAGLEVEQTHGVRVVADLLPATVIEEDPQAVLELELALSAQPPFRDIASQLHLFARRP; the protein is encoded by the coding sequence ATGGCACGTACCGGCCGGCCGCACGTCACCGCCCGCACCGCGGCGGTCTGGGCCGTCCTGCGCCGTGAGCTGGACCGGCACGCCGGCCGTGAGCTGACCGTCCTCGACGTCGGCGGCGGCACCGGTGGGTTCGCCGTGCCGCTGGCCGAGGCCGGGCACACCGTCACCGTGATCGACGCCAGCCCGGACGCGCTGGCCGCGCTGACCCGGCGCGCCGCCGACGCCGGGGTCGCCGCCCGGGTGCACGCCGTGCAGGGTGACGGCGACGCGCTGGCCGGGCTGGTCGAGCCGGGCAGCGCCGACCTGATCCTCTGCCACGCCGTGCTCGAGGTGGTCGACGACCCGACCCGGGTGGTCGCCGCGATCGCCACCGCGCTGCGCCCCGGGGGCGCGCTCAGCCTGCTGGTCGCCGGCCGCGCCGCCGCGATCCTCGGCCGGGCGATCAACGGCCACCTGCGGGCGGCGTCCGCGCTGGTCACGGACGCGGAGGGCCGCTCCGGGCCGCGGGACACGCTGCGCCGGCGATATGACGCGGAGACCGCCGCCGAGCTGTTGCGGTCCGCCGGGCTCGAGGTCGAGCAGACCCATGGGGTACGGGTGGTGGCCGACCTCCTCCCGGCCACGGTGATCGAGGAGGACCCGCAGGCGGTGCTGGAGCTGGAGCTGGCGCTGAGCGCGCAGCCGCCGTTCCGCGACATCGCCTCCCAGCTGCACCTGTTCGCCCGCCGGCCATGA
- a CDS encoding alkaline phosphatase family protein gives MTSAPFPEDGLHPDALRVIRPAYGTGSLADLLPSVSAVLGVPGAADVLGLTARLDGVDRVAVLLVDGLGAYQLPLAAPHAPVLADLAAGGRGHAGTLTSGFPSTTPVSLVTLGAGVPPGAHGVLGFTVRRPDGRPLTHILWGDDPDPREWQPVPTRLELAAAAGVRVTVVSKPQFEGSGLSLAANRGGAYRGAADGMAVADGILAALREADGPALVYGYHPDLDHFGHEDGVGSETWREAARGVDKLLDRLVHGLPPRSALLVVADHGQLNVPLEGRRDMAEIPALREGVVAVAGEPRVRYLYAADGALDDVLATWRGIFGDDAWVTTRDEAIDDGWFGPVPAGHADRIGDVVVFCRGRAIAAASGWEPPKAGQLVAYHGSATAVEMTVPLLIAR, from the coding sequence ATGACGTCGGCGCCCTTTCCCGAGGACGGCCTGCACCCGGACGCGCTCCGGGTGATCCGGCCGGCCTACGGCACCGGCAGCCTGGCCGACCTGCTGCCCAGCGTGAGCGCCGTGCTCGGGGTTCCGGGCGCGGCCGACGTGCTCGGGCTGACCGCCCGGCTGGACGGGGTGGACCGGGTCGCCGTCCTGCTGGTCGACGGGCTGGGGGCGTACCAATTGCCGCTGGCCGCCCCGCATGCCCCGGTCCTGGCCGACCTGGCCGCCGGGGGCCGCGGGCACGCCGGCACGCTGACCTCCGGATTCCCGTCCACGACCCCGGTCAGCCTGGTCACGCTCGGCGCCGGGGTGCCGCCGGGCGCGCACGGCGTGCTCGGGTTCACCGTCCGGCGTCCGGACGGGCGCCCGCTCACCCACATCCTCTGGGGCGACGACCCGGATCCGCGCGAGTGGCAGCCGGTGCCGACCCGGCTGGAGCTCGCGGCCGCGGCCGGGGTGCGGGTCACCGTGGTCAGCAAGCCGCAGTTCGAGGGCAGTGGGCTCTCGCTCGCCGCGAACCGGGGCGGGGCGTACCGGGGCGCCGCGGACGGCATGGCGGTCGCCGACGGGATCCTGGCCGCGCTGCGTGAGGCGGACGGGCCGGCGCTGGTCTACGGCTACCACCCGGATCTCGATCACTTCGGGCACGAGGACGGGGTCGGCTCGGAGACCTGGCGGGAAGCCGCCCGCGGGGTGGACAAGCTGCTCGACCGGCTGGTGCACGGGCTGCCCCCGCGGTCCGCGCTGCTGGTGGTCGCGGATCACGGCCAGCTGAACGTGCCGCTCGAGGGCCGGCGGGACATGGCCGAGATCCCGGCGCTGCGCGAGGGCGTGGTGGCGGTGGCCGGCGAGCCGCGGGTGCGGTACCTGTACGCGGCGGACGGCGCGCTCGACGACGTGCTGGCCACCTGGCGCGGGATCTTCGGGGACGACGCCTGGGTGACCACCCGGGACGAGGCGATCGACGACGGCTGGTTCGGGCCGGTGCCGGCCGGGCACGCCGATCGGATCGGGGACGTGGTGGTGTTCTGCCGGGGCCGGGCGATCGCGGCGGCCTCCGGATGGGAGCCGCCGAAGGCGGGACAGCTCGTGGCGTACCACGGATCGGCCACCGCGGTCGAGATGACCGTGCCGTTGTTGATCGCCAG